AAAAGCCAATGTGTCACCTTACCTGTCTCGGCTGCAGGCTGGCTCCTCCTCCCGGAAGCCGACTCACCTACAAGTTCAAGGCTGGCATTAAAATTTAGTAATTAAAGCTTTGTTCAGATCGTCTCATTTCAGAGAAAGGTATGAAAATGCATGTGGACTgtctaataataaaaaataaccagAAATAAAAAGCAGACTGGGATCAATAACATGAATATAAATCCCTCTCCCTTCTGACCTTTACTTTCCTCCTTTGACTGTCTGGCCTTTTTATCATCCTATTTGTTctgtttctatttctttcttttttccatggTGGATGGGTGGACAAGTACAACTGTGCAAAGGCAGACCAATATGAATAATGATACAAATTTCCTAGACAAATAATCCCCCTCCAGACTTTTTTTGCAACATTGATTCCAATATGTATTTCAGCTGCTGCATCTTCGATTGCCTAAGGTTCATGTTTCTCACTCTATGATCCTTCCTAGAAGCCAACTGCAATGGGGATCATTTGGCTGCCAGTTTCCACCCCAAGATCCATCCCCTACTGTAACTCTACCTGTGTACATGTGACTGAATAATGCATATTCTGGCTCGGACGGAAGAGATGGAGGCAGGCAGTTGGCAGAAGCCAACTAgctgcaacctggtgccctccagatgcttgagAGAACAACTCAAGGTCCaggcccagcaagcatggctagcTAGTGATAAAGACTAaaatccaaaacagctggaaggctatAGGTTGATGAACGCTGGCATGATCTATAATGTGGAATATTCCATCTTGGACATGTGGCCCAGTCTACCTTTACAGAAATGCTAAGGTGTGCTCCCCCAGGCTTTATCAAAAATCAATCATACAAGTAAAATAGATGGTACCTACGGCATACCCACCTGTATAGGTGTGAATGAACCAAAGCCCAACAGTGAGGGAGATGCCGATGAGGAAGGCTGCAATAGCTATCCCAATTACTGCAGGGACCGTCAGGCCTGGCGCAGTTGCAGCTACAGAGAAGCGGGAAATGGGGAGGGTGTATGGAGAAAGAGCACAAAAAATCATTCTCACTCTCTGTCCAGGAAGGACAACTACAGGAGATGGGCCAGGGCCCTAAATGGGGTAATACAGAATGCAAAAGTCTGAGGATCAGAGCTCTTGCTCCAACCCACTGCAGCAGGAATCCTCAACTCCACTTTTTTTCCCCTAGAGCCAGGAGTGGAATCCCGGTCTAAAACCAATTCCAGTCCCTAAATCCCCAGGAAACAAGGCCAGCAAAAGAGCATGAGGGTATTTGCTTACTTCGGATTATCTGAGTCCTCCACTTGTGCGCTGCATCCTTTGGTGCTTTTCCTTGTTGTTTGTCTGGGACACTGGCTGCAGAAAAAGACACCAGAGTCAAGCAAGGAACAGATAATCTGAGGGAGTGTCTGAAGAAAGTAGCCTCCGGGTGGCAAGGGGTAGAGAAGAAATGGGTGCATAAAACTGCCCATCATTGCTACTTTGCTTCACTCAGGATGAACATGTAAGATGGCAAAGTCTGAGCTTATAACATGGTAAGATCCAATGCATGAATCTCTTGGGTAGGAGATGCTGGTGAactacaagccccatcatcccttgacattggccatgctggcttaaGGTGATGGGgactggagtccaagaacatctagagggctacaggtCCACCACCTCTGCTCTGGAGAGATGCACACCGAGAAACATCCATCTCCCCAGCAAGCAGGACTCCCCCATCGGTTTCTTTCAGTTCCTCACTCACTCTGCGGGGCAGTCCTCTCCAGCATGGAGCCAGGGTGCTGAACTGCAAGGCCTTCAAGCCAACGGCTCTCTTCTGACTGCTATCTAGAACCCACAAGAAAGTACCTGGTTTCAGGGCAGGAGCGGCAGCTCGGGGGGGAATCTCCACAGTCACTAGCATAGGCTTTGTGATGGTGCGCTGGAAGCGGCTTTGGactgcctcctcttctcccctgcaGGCCTCGTTCTCAGACTGACACTGAAACAAAAACCTGCCTCAGAAGAGTGCCTCATCCCAACAGTGGGAGGTAGGCCTTGGCCCAGTTACATCCTACCAGCTTCTCCATAAGCCCAGCCAGTTCATTTCTACAGCTAACTTGAAGGCTCTTTTGCACAGACCCATTCCAGAGGGTTTTCATCCCTCCAAGGGGTTTCACTTTCCTCTTGATTCCATCTTTTCTTAGGCACCACCCCTTCTACCCCTGGAGCAGAGATGGACCAAGGATTTCTGGAAGAGGCCAGTCATAGCTGAGGAGGCAATCATAATAGGCTAAggggtaaccaacatggtgcccccctAGATACCAATTGACTACAATTTTCATCCCCCCTGacccaatggccatgctggctgaggtgcTGGGAATTGGGAAGCCAGTGTCATCATCAAGCAGATGGCACCATTTAGGCTACCTCTGGGCCAAGTGGAGCGCTTGCCCTCATATCAGTTTCCTCCATAAGCACCCCCAATCGGTAGCACTACCAGGCCCTCAGACAGCTGCTAGAGGACAGGGTTCCCTAGCCCAGGGAGCCAGAGACCTTGGGGATTGGGCCCTCGGGTCTGGCGGGGTCCTGAGACCCCCTGCTGCAGAGTGTCAGGCGGCAGTGCAAGAAGTGGATGGAGGCATTGGACCATGGTTTCAACACAAAGCTCAGTCGCTGGCGTTCCTGGTACCCCCGAGGCAACGTCTGGGCCTGGCCTAGCAGCTCAGGTTTCCACAGCCTGACTTGGGCGGCAGCCACAGGACAGCCATGCTGGACCAGCAGATACACCGAGGCCTCTGAAGCATCTGAGGAGCTAGAGATGAAGCACTGCTGGATGGTGAAGCCGAGAGACGAGTCATAGGTTGCCAAGGTAGCCTGGAGGAAAAATGAAACACCATCTAGTCTGCAAACACAAGTGCAAGTTTTGCTGCCGACGTTTTTTGAATGctgccttgaaaagcacatgaatctgatctttggagagtttgtaagtaaaccacttTTAACTTGCCACACACATGGTATTTTTCTTTGCTAGGAGAAGAGGGGAATTTTGGAAGGGACTTAGAAAGTCATATTTTAAGAATAACAACctttatttccatgctttactttgctatgtgtttgttattttaaatttctgctggggttctctcaccaaagaatacttgccccaaacttggctcttggcatccaggaattctctttTTGTTGACAATTTTTTCATGGCCAACCAACCATAAAGTTGGGCCTTGAATTGGGCCTCAGTATGAAATCTGCTAAGTCTATTCTTTGCTCTTTTGCTTACAAAATCATGACCTTCCCTGGGATGCATGTTGCCCTTCTAAGCTAATAAAACATGATGGCAGATCACCCTTTACTTTGTCCCTTTGAGAGCTACAATGTAagtttatcacacacacacacacacacacacacacacacacacacacacacacaataaagcaacaagCAGGTCAACAGCCCTGTTTGAGGCTGTGAGAGAGACAGGGAGTGCTGCAAGCCACCAGATCTCTGAACAGAGGAGGAATCACTAAGGGACAAGATTCTGGCATGTAACTGCTGCATCCAATGCCAGCTCTTGCATATTCATCGACCGCTTTACCTCCACAAAGACGAGGCTGTTGGCTGAGACGACAAAAGGTCCAAGTTGCTTGGCAAAAGCCTCTGTGTTGTAGAGCTCTAGGTTAAGGAGGGCATTGCCAAGGTGAAGGTGGGGATCCTGGAAGGCCGTTGCGGCTTCTGAGGGAGATATCTGGGTTGGAGAAGGCGAAACACAGGAGACCTGCAGGAGAAAAACAGGTCTGTGCAGCGGTATTGATGTGCAATGGCAAGAGAATGCCTGCCCATCCACATCCACATGAAATGGCTCTGTAGGAAAGAGATTCCCTCTGTCCATCTGGAGACGTCATCCTTGGCTACTCACTCTCTGAGTGTCCTGGTTTTCAAGAATAGGCTTCTGGTCCCCAAGACACAAGATAGATTCTGTCCCCTCTGTTTTGGCTGTAGACAGTGGGTAGGTAACGGAACCGTCCTCTCCCCCAAAGTCTTGCCTCGTCACCTCCCAGCCAGCTGTGTTGGCCTCTGCAAAGTGCTGTTGAGAGGCTGTGAAACTGGGAGGATGCAGAAATATGGGCCAAAAGAGTGTCGGCTCTTCTAGAGGAGAAGGTGTGGCCCCTACAAAGGAAAtacaggtgtgtgggtgtgatgCAATCATATGCCTTATACGCTGCTGCTGTTAATCAGAATATGATCTATTCCGAGGGTCACCAGTGTGGCCCCTGAAGGAACACATGTGCCCAGCTCACAGAGGCCTTCTCTACAGTCTGCATGataccctcccctcccaccactgaAATTAGGCTCAGAAGAAGCATTCTGTTGGATCCCATAGAATAGGttgcagaggaggggagagtactCAAAACAATTTCTCTGTTGCAGACTTGCTCAAAGGCCAAGAACGTTGGGAACCCCGTATCTATTCCTTCTGTTACCCAAGTGAAAGGTCTGCACATTCTGACATAATATGGCACACCTTCCTGTTCTCTTCCATGGGCTGAGCATTCAGAATAAAGGCAATGCGGCTTCATTTGCCCTTCTTGATTTTACCATTGTAGCCACAGCTGATTGCCTATTTGACGCCATTTATCATCCCTACTTgaatcctgattggctgggatcacaTAACGACTAGGAAATAAGCTCTCAAAAAGGTTTGGGAAAATGGCAGTGAAGCAGCAAAATATCTGTTAACAGGCACCAAAATGTAagctgttggtgtgtgtgtgtgccatttcaGCCCCCTTGGAAGCATACTTTTCATTCTGAAAATGTTTTGATTTGGTGCATTCCTAAAATAAAACTGAGGTTGTACAGCCTAGGGTAAAATGGTGCAGGAGGAACTGGAATATAAATGCAGCTGCCACTAGTGGTTTGCCTCTAAGCTCTCTGGTGGACACATCCCATTCATGTCCATTGAATCCCTCCAAACCTACCATTCATCCCAACAAAAAGGAGAAACCTGTTCACCCGCTCAGCCTCAACATAGGATGT
Above is a window of Zootoca vivipara chromosome 2, rZooViv1.1, whole genome shotgun sequence DNA encoding:
- the LOC118079986 gene encoding transforming growth factor beta receptor type 3-like isoform X3, whose protein sequence is MHGNCQHINHLWRQYLLLLLVVWGCSGTAAWHHLACLPMSASTPHPVLGFWESLRKGNGCTSRGRSALGQEVHVISLQKGLSANGQVTLITLDSDPLDRAPIFVLYSQEPVRWVLLSPPGKNWTFQVSPGSNVSATGPVASVEINLPKTPKGLLKWARREHGGVTSLSEYRGVNRIYTRLGAGMDRIAPAACRLRRNFLTLLHFASKCQLQPLRVCLHPDPLQDLEVHIILSKGVAPSLLSSRSILAHLTVELHAARRPPHWGLILILKSEGAAEWMVRTHRLNGRLHVLASHKVTVSSTEMDLPLTVTQRTSPRLMTLDPLQFATEQNLPAFTSYVEAERVNRFLLFVGMNGATPSPLEEPTLFWPIFLHPPSFTASQQHFAEANTAGWEVTRQDFGGEDGSVTYPLSTAKTEGTESILCLGDQKPILENQDTQRVSCVSPSPTQISPSEAATAFQDPHLHLGNALLNLELYNTEAFAKQLGPFVVSANSLVFVEATLATYDSSLGFTIQQCFISSSSDASEASVYLLVQHGCPVAAAQVRLWKPELLGQAQTLPRGYQERQRLSFVLKPWSNASIHFLHCRLTLCSRGSQDPARPEGPIPKCQSENEACRGEEEAVQSRFQRTITKPMLVTVEIPPRAAAPALKPASVPDKQQGKAPKDAAHKWRTQIIRTATAPGLTVPAVIGIAIAAFLIGISLTVGLWFIHTYTGESASGRRSQPAAETDPLGPSAPKREGTLSAPTAAGPARGTWCPTLRSLY
- the LOC118079986 gene encoding transforming growth factor beta receptor type 3-like isoform X2, with protein sequence MVSASPGLSAASPPTCFLSFSSGWNKREITAFLWVLNTMHGNCQHINHLWRQYLLLLLVVWGCSGTAAWHHLACLPMSASTPHPVLGFWESLRKGNGCTSRGRSALGQEVHVISLQKGLSANGQEPVRWVLLSPPGKNWTFQVSPGSNVSATGPVASVEINLPKTPKGLLKWARREHGGVTSLSEYRGVNRIYTRLGAGMDRIAPAACRLRRNFLTLLHFASKCQLQPLRVCLHPDPLQDLEVHIILSKGVAPSLLSSRSILAHLTVELHAARRPPHWGLILILKSEGAAEWMVRTHRLNGRLHVLASHKVTVSSTEMDLPLTVTQRTSPRLMTLDPLQFATEQNLPAFTSYVEAERVNRFLLFVGMNGATPSPLEEPTLFWPIFLHPPSFTASQQHFAEANTAGWEVTRQDFGGEDGSVTYPLSTAKTEGTESILCLGDQKPILENQDTQRVSCVSPSPTQISPSEAATAFQDPHLHLGNALLNLELYNTEAFAKQLGPFVVSANSLVFVEATLATYDSSLGFTIQQCFISSSSDASEASVYLLVQHGCPVAAAQVRLWKPELLGQAQTLPRGYQERQRLSFVLKPWSNASIHFLHCRLTLCSRGSQDPARPEGPIPKCQSENEACRGEEEAVQSRFQRTITKPMLVTVEIPPRAAAPALKPASVPDKQQGKAPKDAAHKWRTQIIRTATAPGLTVPAVIGIAIAAFLIGISLTVGLWFIHTYTGESASGRRSQPAAETDPLGPSAPKREGTLSAPTAAGPARGTWCPTLRSLY